The following proteins are encoded in a genomic region of Glycine max cultivar Williams 82 chromosome 18, Glycine_max_v4.0, whole genome shotgun sequence:
- the LOC121173982 gene encoding uncharacterized protein, translating into MQMKNTPLYRTTPLGVMADPCYRKAPSKVVSIPVHFVGSERTRTNSDSATKIQRVLRGFLVRNTLRKIAAMRVELERIECEVRVEVMKLKREQRERVRVSETIMNLLLKLDSVRVLHYSGLRECRKSLINKAIALQEMLDQMAVPNSDECVGEENYLVKEEEGNGIETLRNGEVEKEKDMCMEEENIGLGTSFVVEKEGEIKCEEQEEGEEIEALNNEDVEEEDSEGGRGFVGENCLVKEEEGDCEREKGDGKKDLLEKMVEDNQKMMEMMAQLFQRNEMQTTLLTSLTQRVEQLERALACERLRRKKNRKDGSKKKQNHPKNGFI; encoded by the coding sequence ATGCAGATGAAGAACACCCCTTTGTACAGAACAACTCCCTTGGGGGTCATGGCTGACCCTTGTTATCGCAAAGCACCCTCTAAGGTGGTTTCCATTCCTGTTCACTTCGTGGGCTCAGAGCGCACCAGAACAAATTCTGATTCTGCCACAAAGATCCAGAGGGTGCTGAGAGGATTTCTCGTGAGGAACACCTTGAGGAAAATCGCTGCCATGAGGGTGGAGTTGGAGCGGATTGAGTGCGAGGTAAGGGTGGAAGTGATGAAATTGAAGAGGGAACAAAGGGAGAGGGTGAGGGTGAGCGAGACCATCATGAACTTGCTTCTCAAGTTGGATTCTGTTAGGGTGTTGCACTACTCTGGCCTCAGAGAGTGCAGAAAGTCTCTCATCAACAAAGCTATTGCCCTTCAAGAAATGCTGGATCAAATGGCAGTCCCTAATTCTGATGAGTGTGTGGGAGAAGAGAATTATTTGGTGAAGGAAGAGGAAGGTAATGGAATAGAAACTTTGAGGAATGGGGAGGTAGAAAAGGAGAAGGATATGTGcatggaagaagaaaacataGGGTTGGGAACAAGTTTTGTTGTGGAAAAGGAGGGTGAAATTAAATGTGAGGAGCAAGAAGAAGGTGAGGAAATTGAAGCTTTGAATAATGAAGACGTGGAAGAGGAGGATAGTGAGGGAGGAAGGGGATTTGTTGGGGAGAATTGTTTGGTGAAAGAGGAGGAGGGGGATTGTGAAAGAGAGAAAGGAGATGGGAAGAAGGACTTGTTGGAGAAGATGGTGGAGGACAACCAgaagatgatggagatgatggcaCAACTGTTTCAGAGGAATGAGATGCAGACTACACTTCTTACCTCTCTCACACAAAGGGTGGAGCAGCTTGAGAGAGCCTTGGCTTGTGAGAGGTTGAGGAGGAAGAAAAACAGAAAGGATGGTtccaaaaaaaagcaaaatcatcCTAAGAATGGCTTCATCTGA
- the LOC100817481 gene encoding 4-sulfomuconolactone hydrolase produces the protein MAAASLVSLWVLFSGVALFPGSCSPQHHNILKLKMISPFTHNLSTSKIIDSHLHIWASPQEASEFPYAPGQEPPVPGNLHFLLQNMEEAGVDGVLIVQPIFHKFDHSYVTSALKKYPTKFVGCCLANPTDDGSGLKQFEDLVLKDGYRAVRFNPELWPAGEKMTNKVGKAIFQRAGELNVPVGFLCMKGIGLYMSEIEQLCTEFPSTVVLIDHLGFIKPPLNEEEGLVFSQLLNLSRFPKVYVKFSSLFQVSREKFPYLDLAPLLSQVVASFGANRVMWGSDFPYAAAECGYKAAKEAVLLIANQISLPPSDLEWIMGRTVAQLFPNQWTDAKQGFHRERE, from the exons ATGGCCGCTGCCAGCCTGGTGTCCCTTTGGGTCCTCTTCTCCGGCGTTGCTTTGTTTCCTGGAAGTTGCTCGCCGCAGCATCATAACATTC TTAAACTTAAAATGATCTCCCCCTTCACTCATAACCTTTCAACCTCCAAAATCATTGACTCCCATCTCCATATCTGGGCTTCTCCTCAAGAG GCTTCGGAATTCCCTTATGCTCCCGGACAAGAGCCCCCTGTACCAGGAAATCTTCATTTTTTGCTCCAG aATATGGAGGAGGCAGGAGTAGATGGCGTTCTCATTGTGCAGCCAATATTTCATAAATTTGATCATAGTTATGTCACAAG TGCTTTGAAGAAATACCCGACCAAATTTGTTGGTTGTTGCCTTGCTAATCCAACTGATGATGGAAGTGGACTGAAGCAGTTTGAAGATCTTGTCTTAAAG GATGGTTATCGTGCTGTTCGATTCAACCCAGAATTGTGGCCAGCTGGGGAAAAG ATGACAAATAAAGTTGGGAAGGCAATTTTCCAAAGGGCTGGAGAACTGAATGTACCAGTGGGATTCTTGTGCatgaag GGGATTGGTCTATATATGTCTGAGATTGAGCAGTTGTGCACAGAATTTCCATCAACAGTTGTATTGATTGATCACTTGGGCTTCATCAAACCACCATT gaatgaagaagaaggtcTTGTCTTTTCTCAGCTTTTGAATCTATCTAGATTCCCAAAA GTATATGTGAAATTTAGTTCTCTTTTTCAAGTGTCAAGAGAGAAGTTTCCTTATCTGGATTTGGCTCCTCTTTTGTCCCAAGTTGTCGCTAGCTTTGGTGCTAACCGTGTTATGTGGGGCAG TGATTTTCCATATGCTGCTGCTGAATGTGGCTACAAAGCAGCCAAAGAAGCAGTGCTTCTTATTGCCAACCAGATCTCTTTGCCTCCGTCTGATTTAGAGTGGATCATGGGGAGAACTGTTGCACAACTCTTCCCAAACCAATGGACTGATGCTAAGCAAGGTTTTCATAGAGAGCGGGAGTGA
- the LOC102667357 gene encoding neurofilament medium polypeptide: protein MMQMKNTPLYRTTPWGGMPEPCFRKAPSKVVSIPVHFVGSERTRTNSDSATEIQRVLRGFLVRNTLRKITAMRVELERIESEISVEVMKLKREQRERVRVSETIMNLLLKLDSVRVLHYSGLRECRKSLINKAIALQEMLDQMAVTHSDEMEEKESECVEAKNCLVEEEEEEEEGEGSGMETLKNGEIEMEEEEGKKKWVREDNCLVKEEEDNGIETLRSGEVERQKEESGCMEEESIGLGKSLVVEKEGEIECEEEQEEGEEIEALRNEEVEDKEGVGTSSVAENCLMKEEGGDYERAEGDGKKKDLLEKMVEDNQKMVEMMTQLFQRNEMQTTLLTSLSQRVEQLERALACEKLRRKKKRKADAKIKRNNPKNGFI, encoded by the coding sequence ATGATGCAGATGAAGAACACCCCTTTGTACAGAACAACTCCTTGGGGGGGTATGCCTGAGCCTTGTTTTCGCAAAGCACCCTCTAAGGTGGTTTCCATCCCTGTTCACTTCGTGGGGTCAGAGCGCACCAGAACAAATTCTGATTCTGCCACAGAGATCCAGAGGGTGCTGAGAGGATTTCTGGTGAGGAACACCTTGAGGAAAATCACTGCCATGAGGGTGGAGTTGGAGCGGATTGAGAGCGAGATAAGTGTGGAAGTGATGAAATTGAAGAGGGAACAAAGGGAGAGGGTGAGGGTAAGCGAGACCATCATGAACTTGCTTCTCAAGTTGGATTCTGTTAGGGTGTTGCACTACTCTGGCCTCAGAGAGTGCAGAAAGTCTCTCATCAACAAAGCTATTGCCCTTCAAGAAATGCTAGATCAAATGGCTGTCACTCATTCTGATGAGATGGAAGAGAAGGAAAGTGAGTGTGTGGAAGCAAAGAATTGTTTGgtggaggaagaggaagaggaagaggaaggggAAGGCAGTGGAATGGAAACTTTGAAGAATGGGGAGATAGaaatggaggaggaggagggaaAGAAGAAATGGGTTAGAGAAGATAATTGTTTGGtgaaggaagaggaagataATGGAATAGAAACTTTGAGGAGTGGGGAGGTAGAACGGCAAAAGGAGGAGAGTGGTTGCATGGAAGAAGAAAGTATTGGGTTGGGAAAAAGTTTGGTTGTAGAAAAGGAGGGAGAAATTGAATGCGAGGAGGAGCAAGAGGAAGGTGAAGAAATTGAAGCTTTGAGGAATGAGGAGGTGGAAGACAAAGAGGGTGTGGGAACAAGTTCGGTTGCGGAGAATTGTTTGATGAAAGAGGAAGGAGGGGATTATGAAAGAGCGGAAGGAGATGGGAAGAAGAAGGACTTGTTGGAGAAGATGGTGGAGGACAATCAGAAGATGGTGGAGATGATGACACAACTGTTTCAGAGGAATGAGATGCAGACTACACTTCTCACCTCTCTCTCGCAAAGGGTGGAACAGCTTGAGAGAGCCTTGGCTTGTGAGAAGTTgaggaggaagaaaaagagaaaggctGATGCCAAAATTAAACGAAATAATCCTAAAAATGGCTTCATCTGA
- the LOC100818015 gene encoding glutaredoxin-C1 → MRQENIMHYQVEPAWSYYMRVRRSMEEDQMERVARLASQSAVVIFSVSSCCMCHAMKRLFCGMGVNPTVHELDQDPKGKDMESALMRLLGIGIGNGINSTASAAVPVVFIGGKLVGSMDRVLAFHISGTLVPLLKQAGALWL, encoded by the coding sequence ATGAGGCAAGAGAACATAATGCATTACCAAGTGGAGCCTGCATGGAGCTACTACATGAGGGTTCGGAGGAGCATGGAAGAGGACCAGATGGAGAGAGTGGCAAGACTGGCCTCACAGAGTGCAGTGGTGATATTCAGTGTGAGTAGCTGTTGCATGTGCCATGCAATGAAGAGGCTCTTCTGTGGAATGGGGGTTAACCCCACAGTGCATGAGCTTGACCAAGATCCCAAAGGGAAAGACATGGAGAGTGCACTTATGAGACTCCTTGGAATTGGAATTGGAAATGGAATCAACTCCACTGCTTCTGCTGCTGTTCCTGTGGTCTTCATTGGAGGGAAACTTGTTGGCTCCATGGACAGGGTTTTGGCTTTCCACATCAGTGGCACCCTTGTTCCTCTTCTCAAACAAGCTGGTGCCTTGTGGCTTTGA
- the LOC100818552 gene encoding triphosphate tunnel metalloenzyme 3 — protein MEVEIKLRLPDSATHQKLSNLLAPFHTKTLIQENIFFDGMNKELTSNLAVLRIRFYDLEHCVLSLKAKPVISAGISRMEEHEEPFDVALGRACIAEPWRLLSVESSEILKRVRDEYRVGENGVVCLGGFRNVRAVHQWKGLKLELDETNYDFGTNYELECESDDPERHKRLLEEFLQGNGINYSYSKLSKFAVFQSRKLPE, from the coding sequence ATGGAAGTAGAGATCAAGCTTCGTCTCCCAGACTCAGCCACTCACCAGAAACTATCCAACTTGCTTGCACCTTTCCACACCAAAACCTTAATCCAAGAAAACATCTTCTTCGATGGCATGAACAAAGAGCTCACTTCAAACCTCGCCGTTCTCCGAATCCGCTTCTACGACTTGGAACACTGCGTCCTTTCCTTGAAGGCCAAGCCAGTGATCTCGGCCGGTATAAGCCGCATGGAGGAGCACGAGGAGCCGTTCGACGTCGCACTTGGCCGTGCATGCATTGCTGAGCCATGGAGGCTCTTATCCGTGGAGTCCTCAGAGATACTCAAGAGGGTGAGGGATGAGTACCGTGTTGGAGAAAATGGGGTGGTGTGCTTAGGTGGGTTTAGGAATGTGAGGGCTGTGCATCAGTGGAAAGGCTTGAAACTGGAACTTGATGAGACCAACTATGATTTCGGGACAAACTACGAGTTAGAATGTGAGAGTGACGACCCAGAGAGACACAAGAGATTGCTTGAGGAGTTTCTTCAGGGGAATGGAATCAATTATTCTTATTCCAAACTTTCCAAATTTGCTGTTTTTCAGTCCAGGAAGTTGCCTGAATGA
- the LOC100819089 gene encoding Small nuclear ribonucleoprotein SmD1b-like, with translation MKLVRFLMKLNNETVSIELKNGTIVHGTITGVDISMNTHLKTVKLTLKGKNPVTLDHLSVRGNNIRYYILPDSLNLETLLVEETPKIKPKKPTAGKPLGRGRGRGRGRGRGRGGR, from the exons ATGAAGCTCGTCAG GTTTTTAATGAAGTTGAACAATGAAACCGTGTCAATTGAGCTCAAGAATGGCACTATTGTTCATGGCACCATTACag GTGTTGATATCAGTATGAACACACATTTGAAAACAGTTAAACTAACTCTGAAAGGGAAAAATCCAGTGACTCTGGATCATCTCAGTGTGAGGGGTAACAACATCCGTTACTACATTCTTCCTGACAGCTTGAATCTCGAGACCCTGCTTGTGGAAGAGACACCTAAGATCAAACCCAAGAAGCCAACTGCTG GGAAACCTTTGGGACGTGGACGAGGAAGGGGCCGTGGGCGTGGGCGTGGACGTGGTGGTCGTTGA